A portion of the Streptomyces sp. NBC_01335 genome contains these proteins:
- a CDS encoding glycoside hydrolase family 3 C-terminal domain-containing protein, whose protein sequence is MSVGPVKQPGSAAARAKAVELVGRMTTDEKIALLHGVNVKEVVARPGYIGKVPGNERLGIPATILADGPSGVGNGSTGVTQWPCSKALAATWDPAAAETYGRAYGGEQAAKGHNVALGPCVNILRTPRWGRSFETFTEDPHLNAALAAPVVRGIQSNHVIATVKHFAANNQETLRHSIDVVVSSRALHEIYFPAFRAAVQQGGVGAVMTAYNKVNGVWTHENRTLVQDVLRDGWGFDGMVMSDWGGTHSTVRTAEAGSTTEMPGSTYLGTALASAVARGAVTGKTLDTMAVQVLTAMYRVGLFDHPLPDPLTLLDSVVSTEENRLLARRIGVQGSVLLKNAGGVLPFAAPRSVAVIGDAAGAGYRSHGGGSGSVNPYGGVVTPIAGITARAASAPVSIPVTYARGTLGVGALPAVPAEALGAGLRAVYYASADLTGTVLATTTTDRLDWTAAPPPVSGRTGAWSARYSGTYTASVTGRYRFSLSGGGAVVLTVDGTVVADYATGAEAVQNGFVTLTEGPHSIEVTYRHTSGTASLRVGHQPGQDRLIAEAAAAAAAAEVAVVVVVDVTAESMDRSTLALAADQDELIAAVAAANPRTVVVLNTSGAVLMPWLAEVPAVIANWYGGQEQGNAVAAMLFGDAEPGGRLPETFPATETQGPAKRLVEFPGDGKQVYYDEGLAVGYRWYAHAGEQPLFPFGHGLSYTTFALSELKVARAGSGHRATVRVRNTGSRAGSEVVQLYVTFPAAAGEPPAQLRAFAKVTLEPGRSAVVTLDVPREALAVWRSVEDGWTLLPGSYEFAVGRSSAELPLRARVRVTR, encoded by the coding sequence GTGTCCGTGGGCCCCGTGAAGCAGCCCGGGTCGGCGGCGGCCCGGGCGAAGGCGGTCGAGTTGGTCGGACGGATGACGACGGACGAGAAGATCGCCCTGCTGCACGGGGTGAACGTCAAGGAGGTCGTCGCCCGGCCCGGGTACATCGGCAAGGTGCCGGGGAACGAGCGGCTCGGCATCCCCGCGACGATCCTGGCCGACGGGCCGAGCGGGGTGGGGAACGGGTCGACGGGGGTGACCCAGTGGCCCTGTTCGAAGGCGCTGGCGGCGACCTGGGACCCGGCCGCGGCCGAGACGTACGGGAGGGCGTACGGGGGCGAGCAGGCGGCCAAGGGGCACAACGTGGCGCTCGGGCCGTGCGTCAACATCCTGCGGACGCCCCGGTGGGGCCGGTCGTTCGAGACGTTCACGGAGGACCCGCACCTCAACGCCGCGTTGGCGGCGCCCGTCGTACGGGGCATCCAGTCGAACCACGTCATCGCGACGGTGAAGCACTTCGCGGCCAACAACCAGGAGACGCTGCGGCATTCGATCGACGTGGTGGTGTCCTCGCGCGCGCTGCACGAGATCTACTTCCCGGCGTTCCGCGCCGCCGTCCAACAGGGCGGTGTGGGCGCGGTGATGACCGCGTACAACAAGGTCAACGGGGTCTGGACGCACGAGAATCGCACCCTGGTCCAGGACGTGCTGCGGGACGGCTGGGGCTTCGACGGCATGGTGATGTCGGACTGGGGCGGTACCCACAGCACGGTGCGGACCGCCGAGGCGGGGTCCACGACGGAGATGCCGGGGTCGACGTACCTCGGTACGGCGCTCGCCTCGGCGGTGGCGCGGGGGGCGGTCACCGGGAAGACGCTCGACACGATGGCCGTGCAGGTGCTGACGGCGATGTACCGGGTCGGGCTGTTCGACCACCCGCTCCCCGATCCGCTGACACTGCTGGACTCGGTCGTCTCCACCGAGGAGAACCGGCTGCTGGCCCGTCGGATCGGGGTCCAGGGCAGTGTGCTGCTGAAGAACGCGGGCGGGGTGCTGCCGTTCGCCGCTCCCCGGTCCGTGGCGGTGATCGGGGACGCGGCGGGTGCGGGGTACCGGTCGCACGGCGGCGGTTCGGGCAGCGTGAACCCGTACGGCGGGGTGGTGACCCCGATCGCCGGGATCACGGCCCGCGCCGCGAGCGCCCCGGTGAGCATCCCGGTGACGTACGCGCGCGGCACCCTCGGGGTCGGCGCACTGCCCGCGGTACCCGCCGAGGCGCTCGGCGCCGGGCTGCGGGCCGTCTACTACGCCTCGGCCGACCTCACCGGTACGGTCCTCGCCACCACGACCACCGACCGCCTCGACTGGACGGCCGCCCCGCCCCCGGTGAGCGGCCGGACCGGTGCCTGGTCGGCGCGGTACAGCGGTACGTACACGGCGTCCGTCACCGGGCGGTACCGGTTCTCGCTGAGCGGCGGCGGGGCGGTGGTACTCACCGTCGACGGGACGGTCGTCGCGGATTACGCGACCGGGGCCGAGGCGGTGCAGAACGGCTTCGTGACCCTCACCGAGGGCCCGCACTCCATCGAGGTCACCTACCGCCACACCTCCGGCACCGCGAGCCTGCGGGTGGGCCACCAGCCGGGGCAGGACCGGCTGATCGCCGAGGCGGCGGCCGCCGCCGCCGCGGCCGAGGTGGCGGTGGTGGTCGTGGTGGACGTGACGGCCGAGAGCATGGACCGCTCCACGCTGGCCCTCGCCGCCGACCAGGACGAGCTGATCGCCGCGGTCGCCGCCGCCAACCCCCGTACCGTCGTGGTGCTCAACACCTCGGGGGCCGTGCTGATGCCGTGGCTGGCGGAGGTTCCGGCCGTGATCGCCAACTGGTACGGGGGCCAGGAGCAGGGCAACGCGGTCGCCGCGATGCTCTTCGGCGACGCGGAGCCCGGCGGGCGGCTCCCCGAGACGTTCCCGGCTACGGAGACGCAGGGGCCGGCCAAGCGGCTGGTGGAGTTCCCGGGCGACGGCAAGCAGGTCTACTACGACGAGGGGCTGGCCGTCGGGTACCGCTGGTACGCGCACGCGGGCGAGCAGCCGCTCTTCCCGTTCGGCCACGGCCTGTCGTACACCACCTTCGCCCTCTCCGAACTGAAGGTCGCGCGGGCCGGTTCCGGTCACCGGGCGACCGTGCGGGTCCGCAACACCGGCTCCCGCGCGGGCAGCGAGGTCGTGCAGCTCTACGTCACCTTCCCGGCGGCGGCGGGCGAACCCCCGGCGCAGCTCAGGGCGTTCGCCAAGGTGACGCTGGAGCCGGGCCGTTCGGCCGTCGTCACCCTGGACGTGCCCCGGGAGGCGCTGGCCGTGTGGCGGTCCGTGGAGGACGGCTGGACGCTGCTGCCGGGGTCGTACGAGTTCGCGGTGGGGCGCTCCTCGGCGGAGTTGCCGCTGCGTGCGCGGGTGCGGGTCACCCGGTAG
- a CDS encoding dynamin family protein has protein sequence MDVRPQLIDALSALRDRVAAVRLPLPLPGSERARQTRAELLAQLDDYLLPRLKAPEAPLLAVIGGSTGAGKSTLVNSLVGCRVSEAGVLRPTTRTPVLVCHPDDHHWFADVRVLPQLTRVWLPPGRGAGADGIEEAGAGRARGAAQELRVETAMSLPRGLALLDAPDIDSLVERNRVLAAELICAADVWVMVTTASRYADAVPWHMLRTAKEYDASLVSVLDRVPHQVVGEVSRQYAALMTRAGLGDVPRFTIPELPESAGGASGLLPTTAVAPLRAWLIHRAQDPAARQQAVGRTAAGVIDSLNVRMPALAGAVAQQYAAAVRLTGAVEDAYEKEAERIRRRLRNGAVLAGDARTRWRGYPLDSSACEVLEALVESLVALIQCAVAAADEKIRTAWRRDPAAAAFRFESAGREGGGWGPAEDAEGRIAVAVRRWRRVVEELAEEEVGRLDRSVAPDPETVAALLAAALLGGRRARSAGEQLAERIGAQGALRLRDKGGSLLTSYLDQVLRVERERRLAPLDALDIAPEPQAELIAALSVLQRERRQR, from the coding sequence ATGGATGTACGGCCTCAGCTCATCGACGCACTCTCCGCCCTGCGCGACCGTGTCGCTGCCGTGCGTCTTCCACTACCGCTGCCCGGATCGGAACGGGCCCGCCAGACCAGGGCCGAACTCCTCGCGCAGCTCGACGATTACCTGCTGCCCCGGCTCAAGGCCCCCGAGGCGCCGCTGCTCGCGGTGATCGGCGGGTCCACGGGGGCGGGGAAGTCGACATTGGTCAACTCGCTCGTCGGGTGCCGGGTCAGCGAGGCGGGGGTGCTCCGGCCGACGACCCGGACGCCGGTGCTGGTCTGCCACCCGGACGACCACCACTGGTTCGCCGACGTACGGGTGCTGCCTCAGCTCACCCGGGTCTGGCTGCCGCCGGGGCGGGGGGCCGGGGCGGACGGGATCGAGGAGGCGGGCGCCGGGCGGGCCCGGGGGGCGGCCCAGGAACTGCGGGTCGAGACGGCGATGAGCCTGCCGCGCGGGCTCGCGCTGCTGGACGCCCCCGACATCGACTCGCTCGTCGAACGCAACCGGGTCCTCGCCGCCGAACTCATCTGCGCGGCCGACGTGTGGGTGATGGTGACCACGGCGTCCCGGTACGCCGACGCGGTGCCCTGGCACATGCTGCGTACGGCCAAGGAGTACGACGCCTCGCTCGTCAGCGTGCTCGACCGGGTGCCGCACCAGGTGGTGGGCGAGGTGTCCCGCCAGTACGCGGCGCTGATGACCCGGGCCGGGCTCGGGGACGTACCGCGCTTCACCATCCCCGAACTCCCCGAGTCGGCCGGCGGCGCCAGTGGGCTGCTGCCCACCACGGCCGTCGCCCCGCTGCGCGCCTGGCTCATCCACCGGGCCCAGGACCCCGCCGCCCGGCAGCAGGCGGTGGGGCGTACGGCTGCCGGGGTCATCGACTCGCTGAACGTACGGATGCCCGCGCTCGCCGGGGCCGTCGCCCAGCAGTACGCGGCGGCCGTACGGCTCACCGGCGCGGTGGAGGACGCGTACGAGAAGGAGGCCGAGCGCATCCGCCGGCGGCTCCGCAACGGTGCCGTGCTGGCGGGCGACGCCCGGACGCGCTGGCGCGGGTACCCGCTGGACAGTTCGGCCTGCGAGGTGCTGGAAGCCCTGGTGGAGAGCCTGGTCGCACTCATCCAGTGCGCCGTCGCCGCCGCCGACGAGAAGATCCGTACGGCCTGGCGGCGGGATCCGGCCGCGGCGGCGTTCCGCTTCGAGAGCGCGGGCCGGGAGGGCGGTGGCTGGGGTCCGGCGGAGGACGCCGAGGGCCGGATCGCCGTGGCGGTACGCCGGTGGCGGCGGGTCGTCGAGGAGCTGGCCGAGGAGGAGGTGGGCCGGCTCGACCGCAGTGTCGCGCCGGACCCGGAGACCGTCGCCGCGCTCCTTGCCGCAGCCCTGCTCGGCGGGCGCCGGGCCCGCAGCGCGGGGGAGCAGCTCGCCGAACGCATCGGCGCCCAGGGCGCCCTGAGGCTGCGGGACAAGGGCGGGTCCCTGCTCACCAGCTATCTCGACCAGGTGCTGCGGGTGGAGCGGGAGCGGCGGCTCGCCCCGCTCGACGCGCTCGACATCGCCCCGGAACCGCAGGCGGAGCTGATCGCCGCACTGTCCGTGTTGCAGAGGGAGAGGAGGCAGCGATGA
- a CDS encoding GTPase — protein MTAVVDQDREQGDQGRGKDRGRDQGKGDTGGASDSDDVTAPVTSEAPEAPVENGKPEAPAVGDPKVPGAARTADRKTDRRTDRNAARNPHPDADAAGPADGPGVSDDVPDDVPDDVPDEVPGARADAPGSAGSPDPQDTAVTPAGVPSHWDDGLIARRAAVRAAKGDQREPAVPEDEPGPEVEAYVPSGGTLRPRLEALRELVGLSRARIEQGTLAEAGRVLEEAAARQRLSSRHTVVALAGATGSGKSSLFNALAGAQISDTGVKRPTTSSPIACSWTDGAAGLLDRLAIPGRLRRRPQSGTAGADAALQGLVLVDLPDHDSAAAGHREQVDRVLALVDAVIWVVDPEKYGDAALHERYLRPLAGHAEVSFVVLNQIDRLPGEAADLVLDDLRRLLDEDGMAVGEHGDPGATVLALSALTGEGVGELRESLGKFVQERTAAQRRLSADVDAAAARLRPVYVAEGRSGLGERAREEFTDRLADAVGASAAGQAAEREWRRNAGRACGTPWLRLWRWYESTRRLGGLERIGQVLTPAREEEEATARQRVEQAVRIVADDAAGGLPDPWALAVREAAYNGAKGLSEALDELAEKTGSTAPTRGRRAGAGADAPGAGTADGAPGADGGGRTRGPGRFGRNRSRGTGATGATGAETGVGRVQGSPVPLGRPAKPPRPKWWPAAVVVQASMTLLQIFGGLWLVGQIAGVLEPGLVVPALVMLAGVVGGPLVEWACAAAARGPARRYGQEVERRLRDAAAGCGRARVLDPVAAELARYREVRERYGAVTELSTTGR, from the coding sequence ATGACTGCCGTCGTGGATCAGGATCGGGAGCAGGGCGATCAGGGCCGGGGGAAGGACCGGGGGAGGGACCAGGGGAAGGGGGATACGGGCGGCGCGAGCGACAGCGACGACGTGACGGCACCGGTGACATCGGAAGCACCCGAGGCACCGGTGGAGAACGGCAAGCCCGAGGCGCCCGCCGTCGGCGATCCGAAGGTGCCGGGGGCCGCGCGCACTGCGGACCGGAAGACGGACCGAAGGACGGACCGGAACGCCGCCCGTAACCCTCACCCGGACGCGGACGCTGCCGGGCCGGCGGACGGGCCAGGCGTATCCGACGACGTGCCGGACGACGTGCCGGACGACGTACCGGACGAAGTACCGGGGGCACGGGCGGACGCACCCGGGTCGGCGGGCAGCCCGGACCCGCAGGACACCGCCGTCACTCCGGCGGGCGTGCCCTCGCACTGGGACGACGGGCTCATCGCCCGCCGGGCCGCGGTCCGGGCAGCCAAGGGCGACCAGCGCGAGCCGGCCGTGCCGGAGGACGAACCGGGGCCCGAGGTGGAGGCGTACGTACCGTCGGGCGGCACGCTCCGGCCGCGGCTCGAAGCGCTGCGCGAGCTGGTCGGGCTGTCCCGCGCGCGGATCGAGCAGGGGACGCTCGCCGAGGCGGGCCGGGTGCTCGAAGAGGCCGCGGCGCGGCAACGGCTCTCCTCCCGGCACACCGTGGTCGCCCTCGCCGGAGCGACGGGCAGCGGGAAGTCCTCCCTCTTCAACGCCCTCGCGGGAGCGCAGATCTCCGACACCGGGGTGAAGCGGCCGACCACCTCCTCCCCGATCGCGTGCAGTTGGACGGACGGGGCGGCCGGGCTCCTCGACCGGCTGGCGATCCCCGGACGCCTCCGCCGCAGGCCCCAGTCGGGGACGGCGGGGGCCGACGCGGCGCTCCAGGGGCTCGTCCTGGTGGACCTCCCCGACCACGACTCGGCCGCCGCCGGGCACCGGGAACAGGTGGACCGGGTCCTCGCCCTCGTCGACGCGGTGATCTGGGTCGTCGACCCGGAGAAGTACGGCGACGCGGCCCTGCACGAGCGCTATCTGCGCCCGCTCGCCGGTCACGCGGAGGTCAGCTTCGTCGTGCTCAACCAGATCGACCGGCTGCCCGGCGAGGCGGCCGACCTGGTCCTCGACGATCTGCGCCGGCTGCTCGACGAGGACGGCATGGCGGTCGGCGAGCACGGCGACCCCGGCGCCACCGTGCTGGCCCTCTCCGCCCTCACCGGTGAAGGGGTCGGCGAACTGCGCGAGTCGCTGGGGAAGTTCGTGCAGGAGCGTACGGCCGCCCAGCGCCGGCTCTCCGCCGACGTGGACGCCGCCGCCGCGCGGCTGCGCCCCGTGTACGTCGCGGAGGGGCGTTCCGGGCTGGGCGAGCGGGCCCGGGAGGAGTTCACCGACCGGCTCGCGGACGCGGTCGGCGCCTCGGCGGCCGGGCAGGCGGCCGAGCGGGAGTGGCGCCGGAACGCGGGCCGGGCCTGCGGCACTCCGTGGCTGCGGCTCTGGCGCTGGTACGAGTCGACGCGCAGGCTCGGCGGCCTGGAACGCATCGGCCAGGTCCTGACGCCCGCGCGCGAGGAAGAGGAGGCGACCGCGCGGCAGCGGGTCGAGCAGGCGGTACGGATCGTGGCCGACGACGCCGCCGGTGGGCTCCCGGACCCGTGGGCCCTGGCCGTGCGCGAGGCCGCGTACAACGGGGCGAAGGGGCTGTCCGAGGCGCTGGACGAGCTGGCGGAGAAGACGGGTTCGACCGCCCCCACCCGTGGCCGGAGGGCCGGAGCGGGAGCCGACGCGCCGGGGGCCGGCACGGCGGACGGGGCCCCGGGGGCGGACGGGGGCGGCCGTACGCGCGGCCCGGGGCGCTTCGGACGTAACCGGTCCCGGGGGACTGGTGCGACCGGCGCGACCGGTGCGGAGACCGGGGTCGGCAGGGTCCAGGGCTCGCCCGTGCCGCTCGGCCGGCCCGCCAAGCCGCCGCGCCCCAAGTGGTGGCCTGCGGCGGTCGTGGTCCAGGCGTCCATGACCCTGCTGCAGATCTTCGGCGGGCTGTGGCTGGTCGGCCAGATCGCCGGGGTGCTGGAACCGGGACTCGTCGTGCCCGCGCTCGTGATGCTCGCCGGAGTCGTCGGCGGGCCGCTGGTGGAGTGGGCGTGCGCGGCCGCCGCACGCGGACCGGCCCGCCGGTACGGGCAGGAGGTCGAGCGGCGGCTGCGGGACGCGGCGGCCGGATGCGGTCGCGCCAGGGTCCTCGACCCGGTGGCCGCCGAACTCGCCCGGTACCGCGAAGTGCGGGAGCGGTACGGGGCGGTGACGGAGTTGTCCACAACCGGCCGGTAA
- a CDS encoding cellulose binding domain-containing protein produces MPAPHGPGRPAATGLRPLARGAAVLAVASALLTSLVGVAPAASSATDVADVDVQVNAQAALGRLSDTARGVNTAVWDSHMNDPEVADLMKAADVGAMRYPGGSYADIYHWETNTAPGGYVAPGTGFDAFMGTVAATGAQPILIANYGSGTPEEAAGWVRYANVTKKYGAKYWEIGNEIYGNGHYGSGWEQDDHQDKSPGEYAREVRAYAAAMKAVDPTVKIGAVLTAPGEWPDGVVGEGDPGDWNNTVLPEVADIIDFVSVHWYAGGSDTTAADATARLARLPGELREVRSQLDRYAGTDSPGIGIALTEINTNTGGARLTARPNGLFAADAFMTALENGVFNVDWWNTHNGIGQITTVDGETDYGDMGMLSSGACTGDVCEPAPNTPFHPYYGMKMTSELGTAGDTMVAAASSAQDVSAHAVLRRDGRLSVLLVNKNPDAARTVDLAYAGFTPAATAPEASRYAPGDSDITPLAAGEASTSRVTVPASALLTLTLEPLAGTGPVASAAGTPGTPKLEGVTDTTARLSWSSSTGAARYLVQERDGAHTHLIGETTGTSVTLRNLPPGSTHTVNLLAADASGRLSAASSPLIFTTGIPSNAACAVTYHRDTSWGNGFVSTVTVRNLSDVPITGWTVDWDWPTGTQTVDSGWNATFHQTGSHVRVTAPDGAGPLAQGGGSTASFGFVGANDGPNPDPTAFRLNGTVCSGG; encoded by the coding sequence ATGCCAGCACCGCACGGACCCGGCCGCCCGGCCGCCACCGGCTTACGCCCCCTCGCGCGCGGCGCGGCCGTTCTGGCCGTGGCCTCAGCCCTGCTGACGTCGCTGGTCGGTGTCGCGCCCGCCGCGTCTTCGGCGACCGACGTCGCGGACGTGGACGTCCAGGTCAACGCCCAGGCGGCGCTGGGCCGGCTGTCCGACACCGCCCGCGGCGTCAACACCGCCGTGTGGGACTCGCACATGAACGATCCCGAGGTGGCCGACCTCATGAAGGCGGCCGACGTGGGCGCGATGCGCTACCCCGGCGGGTCGTACGCGGACATCTATCACTGGGAGACGAACACGGCGCCCGGGGGCTACGTCGCCCCGGGCACCGGTTTCGACGCCTTCATGGGCACCGTCGCCGCCACCGGTGCGCAACCCATCCTGATCGCCAACTACGGTTCGGGCACGCCCGAGGAAGCGGCCGGCTGGGTCAGGTACGCGAACGTCACGAAGAAATACGGCGCGAAGTACTGGGAGATCGGCAACGAGATCTACGGCAACGGTCACTACGGCAGCGGCTGGGAGCAGGACGACCACCAGGACAAGAGCCCCGGGGAGTACGCCCGCGAGGTCCGCGCCTACGCCGCGGCCATGAAGGCCGTCGACCCGACCGTCAAGATCGGCGCGGTCCTCACCGCTCCGGGCGAATGGCCGGACGGCGTGGTCGGCGAGGGCGATCCCGGTGACTGGAACAACACCGTGCTGCCCGAAGTGGCCGACATCATCGACTTTGTGAGCGTCCACTGGTACGCGGGCGGATCCGACACCACCGCCGCGGACGCCACGGCCAGGCTGGCCAGGCTGCCCGGTGAACTGCGGGAGGTGCGCAGCCAGCTCGACCGGTACGCGGGCACCGACTCACCGGGCATCGGCATCGCCCTCACCGAGATCAACACCAACACCGGTGGCGCTCGGCTCACCGCCCGTCCCAACGGACTCTTCGCCGCCGACGCGTTCATGACGGCTCTGGAGAACGGCGTGTTCAACGTCGACTGGTGGAACACCCACAACGGCATCGGCCAGATCACGACCGTCGACGGCGAGACGGACTACGGCGACATGGGGATGCTCTCCAGCGGCGCTTGCACCGGTGACGTGTGCGAGCCGGCGCCGAACACGCCGTTCCACCCCTACTACGGCATGAAGATGACCAGCGAACTGGGCACTGCGGGCGACACCATGGTCGCTGCCGCGTCCTCCGCGCAGGACGTCTCGGCACACGCGGTTCTCCGTCGCGACGGGCGGCTGAGTGTCCTGCTCGTCAACAAGAACCCGGACGCCGCCCGGACCGTGGACCTCGCGTACGCGGGCTTCACTCCGGCCGCCACCGCGCCCGAGGCCAGCCGCTACGCACCGGGCGACAGCGACATCACCCCGCTCGCCGCCGGGGAGGCGTCCACCTCCCGGGTCACCGTGCCGGCGTCCGCGCTGCTCACCCTCACCCTCGAACCGCTGGCCGGCACCGGCCCGGTGGCCTCGGCCGCCGGAACCCCGGGCACCCCGAAGCTGGAGGGGGTGACCGACACCACCGCTCGCCTGTCCTGGAGCAGCTCGACGGGCGCCGCCCGCTACCTGGTCCAGGAGCGCGACGGCGCGCACACCCACCTGATCGGTGAGACCACCGGCACGTCCGTGACCCTGCGGAACCTGCCCCCGGGCAGCACCCACACGGTCAACCTGCTGGCGGCCGACGCCTCGGGGCGGCTCTCTGCCGCGTCCTCTCCGCTGATCTTCACCACCGGCATCCCGTCGAACGCGGCCTGCGCGGTGACCTACCACCGTGACACGAGCTGGGGCAACGGCTTCGTGTCCACGGTCACCGTCCGCAACCTCTCCGACGTGCCGATCACCGGCTGGACCGTCGACTGGGACTGGCCGACCGGTACTCAGACGGTGGACTCCGGCTGGAACGCCACGTTCCACCAGACCGGCTCCCACGTGCGGGTGACCGCACCCGACGGAGCGGGGCCGCTGGCTCAGGGCGGCGGCTCGACGGCCTCCTTCGGATTCGTCGGCGCCAACGACGGCCCCAACCCGGACCCGACGGCCTTCCGCCTCAACGGCACGGTCTGCTCGGGCGGCTGA
- a CDS encoding glycoside hydrolase family 9 protein: protein MTALLAVALTPLAATPAAAAPAFAYGEALQKSLFFYEAQRSGRLPGDNRVSWRGDSGLDDGKDVGLDLTGGWYDAGDHVKFGLPMAYSATVLAWGGVEQKAAYAASGQLKYLKDSLRFVNDYFVRAHPSPNVLYGQVGNGADDHKWWGPAEVMPMARPAYRIDASCPGTDLAGQTAAAMASSSMLFADDDPAYAAKLITHAKQLYTFADTYRGKYSDCITDAKSYYNSWSGYQDELVWGAVWLYRATGDAAYLAKAEQYYDGLSTEPQTTTRSYRWTLSWDDTSYGSYVLLAKITGKQKYIDDANRWLDWWTSGVDGAKVRYSPGGEAVLDSWGSLRYAANTAFAALSYSDWLTGDATRKARYHDFAVRQIDYALGDNPRRASYVVGFGNTPPTKPHHRTSHGSWTDQITSPAESRHVLYGALVGGPSAPDDAYTDDRQNYTNNEVATDYNAAFTGALARLYAEYGGAPLTVFPPTEQPDGPQVLAQASVNASGSNFTEIKAYLVNKSAWPARSLTKASLRYYFTLEPGASAAGITVTTNYNQCGTASGPTRYAGDVYYVSVDCSNTVIAPAGQSAYRKEVQFRISSSGAWDPSNDWSLQGLPTTPGATPADAPNLVLLDGDVRQWGALPDGSGSTPTPTPTPTPTPTPTPTPTPTPTPTPTPTPTPTPTPTPTPTPTPAPGAGCAVVYKVGSSWSGGFTADVTLRNTGTTAVNGWRLTWSFVGAEKVTSAWNATATQTGTAVTATDAGHNKAISPAGSASFGFQGTGVPGSAPTGFALNGVPCN, encoded by the coding sequence GTGACCGCCTTGCTCGCCGTCGCCCTCACACCGCTCGCCGCGACACCGGCCGCGGCCGCCCCCGCGTTCGCCTACGGTGAGGCGCTGCAGAAGTCGCTCTTCTTCTACGAGGCCCAGCGCTCCGGCCGTCTGCCCGGCGACAACCGGGTCTCCTGGCGCGGCGACTCGGGTCTGGACGACGGCAAGGACGTCGGTCTGGACCTGACCGGCGGCTGGTACGACGCCGGCGACCACGTCAAGTTCGGTCTGCCCATGGCGTACAGCGCCACCGTCCTGGCCTGGGGCGGCGTGGAGCAGAAGGCCGCGTACGCCGCGTCGGGGCAGCTGAAGTACCTCAAGGACAGTCTGCGCTTCGTCAACGACTACTTCGTCAGGGCGCACCCGTCTCCGAACGTGCTGTACGGCCAGGTGGGCAACGGCGCCGACGACCACAAGTGGTGGGGCCCGGCCGAGGTGATGCCGATGGCCCGGCCCGCCTACCGGATCGACGCCTCCTGCCCCGGTACGGACCTCGCCGGGCAGACGGCCGCCGCGATGGCCTCCTCCTCGATGCTGTTCGCCGACGACGACCCGGCCTACGCGGCGAAGCTGATCACCCACGCGAAGCAGCTGTACACGTTCGCCGACACCTACCGGGGCAAGTACAGCGACTGCATCACCGACGCGAAGTCGTACTACAACTCCTGGAGCGGGTACCAGGACGAGCTGGTGTGGGGTGCCGTCTGGCTCTACCGGGCCACCGGTGACGCCGCCTATCTCGCCAAGGCCGAGCAGTACTACGACGGACTCTCCACCGAGCCGCAGACCACCACCCGCTCCTACCGGTGGACGCTCTCCTGGGACGACACCTCCTACGGCTCCTACGTGCTGCTCGCCAAGATCACCGGGAAGCAGAAGTACATCGACGACGCCAACCGATGGCTGGACTGGTGGACGTCCGGGGTGGACGGCGCGAAGGTCCGCTACTCCCCCGGCGGCGAGGCCGTGCTGGACTCGTGGGGCTCCCTGCGGTACGCGGCCAACACCGCGTTCGCCGCGCTCTCCTACAGCGACTGGCTGACGGGCGACGCGACCCGCAAGGCGCGCTACCACGACTTCGCGGTGCGCCAGATCGACTACGCGCTCGGCGACAACCCCCGCAGGGCGAGCTACGTCGTCGGCTTCGGCAACACACCTCCCACCAAACCCCACCACCGCACCTCGCACGGCTCGTGGACCGACCAGATCACCAGCCCCGCCGAAAGCCGCCACGTCCTCTACGGCGCTCTCGTCGGCGGACCGAGCGCACCCGACGACGCCTACACCGACGACCGGCAGAACTACACCAACAACGAGGTCGCCACCGACTACAACGCGGCGTTCACCGGCGCCCTCGCCCGCCTCTACGCCGAGTACGGGGGCGCCCCGCTCACCGTCTTCCCGCCGACCGAGCAGCCGGACGGGCCGCAGGTGCTGGCGCAGGCGTCGGTGAACGCCTCCGGGAGCAACTTCACCGAGATCAAGGCGTACCTGGTGAACAAGTCGGCCTGGCCCGCCCGGTCGCTGACGAAGGCCTCCCTGCGGTACTACTTCACGCTGGAACCGGGGGCCTCGGCGGCGGGCATCACGGTCACCACCAACTACAACCAGTGCGGTACGGCGAGCGGCCCCACGCGGTACGCGGGCGACGTGTACTACGTGAGCGTGGACTGCTCGAACACGGTGATCGCGCCGGCCGGGCAGTCGGCGTACCGCAAGGAGGTCCAGTTCCGCATCAGTTCCTCGGGCGCCTGGGACCCGTCGAACGACTGGTCCCTCCAGGGCCTGCCCACCACGCCGGGTGCCACCCCGGCGGACGCGCCGAACCTGGTGCTGCTGGACGGGGACGTACGTCAGTGGGGCGCGCTGCCGGACGGATCAGGGTCGACGCCCACCCCGACCCCGACGCCCACACCCACACCCACTCCTACGCCCACCCCGACCCCGACGCCCACACCCACTCCTACGCCGACCCCCACCCCGACGCCCACTCCGACCCCGACCCCCACTCCGACCCCCGCTCCGGGCGCCGGCTGCGCCGTCGTCTACAAGGTCGGCTCCTCCTGGAGCGGCGGCTTCACCGCCGACGTCACCCTCCGCAACACCGGCACGACCGCGGTGAACGGTTGGCGTCTCACCTGGAGTTTCGTCGGTGCCGAGAAGGTCACCAGCGCGTGGAACGCGACCGCCACGCAGACGGGCACGGCTGTGACGGCCACCGACGCCGGCCACAACAAGGCCATTTCACCGGCCGGTTCGGCGTCCTTCGGATTCCAGGGAACCGGGGTGCCCGGAAGCGCCCCGACGGGCTTCGCCCTGAACGGCGTTCCCTGCAACTGA